In one window of Canis lupus baileyi chromosome 12, mCanLup2.hap1, whole genome shotgun sequence DNA:
- the LOC140600675 gene encoding prosaposin-like isoform X2, producing MTSWALLLLASVLLATPGLTFSGLTPEDHDDLSTVDMCQEEHFFEVPAQEASKEAIKHAASLLCEETFVLTHLCHKIITKYLSDITLRILNDKSPQAICMKLGMCRPDIGLTLSGLTPEDHDDLFTADMCQEEHFFEVLAQLAAKGDPQFDQCDLCKLIVNWLKNCLGGNLIQKAFEKVASLVCSKFPFLENHCKETIRKFLGEITYCIVNVEPAKRICVILRICSPRQVIKKLGPYSTPGRSTESPAGTASSCLPKSRTDPPVSLS from the exons ATGACCTCCTGGGCCCTCCTGCTCCTCGCCTCGGTGCTCCTGGCCACCCCAG GTCTGACCTTTTCTGGTCTGACTCCTGAGGACCATGATGATCTGTCCACGGTTGACATGTGTCAGGAAGAGCACTTCTTTGAGGTCCCGGCTCAGGAGGCATCCAAG GAAGCCATCAAGCATGCTGCATCTCTCCTGTGCGAGGAGACATTTGTGTTGACCCATTTATGCCACAAAATAATCACTAAATATCTTAGTGACATCACCCTGCGTATCCTGAATGACAAATCCCCTCAGGCAATCTGTATGAAACTCGGGATGTGCAGACCTGATATAG GTCTGACTTTATCTGGTCTGACTCCTGAGGACCATGATGACCTATTCACCGCTGACATGTGTCAGGAAGAGCACTTCTTCGAGGTCCTGGCCCAGCTGGCAGCCAAG GGTGACCCTCAGTTCGACCAATGCGATTTATGTAAATTGATAGTTAACTGGCTGAAGAATTGCCTAGGTGGTAACCTAATTCAG AAAGCCTTTGAAAAAGTTGCATCACTGGTGTGCTCAAAGTTTCCGTTCCTGGAAAATCACTGCAAAGAAACCATCCGCAAATTTCTGGGGGAAATCACTTACTGCATCGTGAATGTTGAACCTGCGAAGCGAATCTGTGTGATACTCAGGATATGCTCCCCTAGGCAG GTGATCAAGAAACTGGGACCTTACTCCACCCCGGGGAGAAGCACAGAGTCTCCAGCAGGCACCGCCAGCTCCTGCCTTCCTAAATCCAGGACAGACCCTCCAGTTTCTCTCAGCTAG
- the LOC140600675 gene encoding uncharacterized protein isoform X1, which yields MTSWALLLLASVLLATPGLTFSGLTPEDHDDLSTVDMCQEEHFFEVPAQEASKDDQMIFTCIPCKIIIRLLMKYLGEYITEEAIKHAASLLCEETFVLTHLCHKIITKYLSDITLRILNDKSPQAICMKLGMCRPDIGLTLSGLTPEDHDDLFTADMCQEEHFFEVLAQLAAKGDPQFDQCDLCKLIVNWLKNCLGGNLIQKAFEKVASLVCSKFPFLENHCKETIRKFLGEITYCIVNVEPAKRICVILRICSPRQVIKKLGPYSTPGRSTESPAGTASSCLPKSRTDPPVSLS from the exons ATGACCTCCTGGGCCCTCCTGCTCCTCGCCTCGGTGCTCCTGGCCACCCCAG GTCTGACCTTTTCTGGTCTGACTCCTGAGGACCATGATGATCTGTCCACGGTTGACATGTGTCAGGAAGAGCACTTCTTTGAGGTCCCGGCTCAGGAGGCATCCAAG GATGACCAGATGATCTTCACCTGTATACCTTGTAAGATTATAATCAGGTTGCTGATGAAATACCTGGGAGAGTATATCACAGAG GAAGCCATCAAGCATGCTGCATCTCTCCTGTGCGAGGAGACATTTGTGTTGACCCATTTATGCCACAAAATAATCACTAAATATCTTAGTGACATCACCCTGCGTATCCTGAATGACAAATCCCCTCAGGCAATCTGTATGAAACTCGGGATGTGCAGACCTGATATAG GTCTGACTTTATCTGGTCTGACTCCTGAGGACCATGATGACCTATTCACCGCTGACATGTGTCAGGAAGAGCACTTCTTCGAGGTCCTGGCCCAGCTGGCAGCCAAG GGTGACCCTCAGTTCGACCAATGCGATTTATGTAAATTGATAGTTAACTGGCTGAAGAATTGCCTAGGTGGTAACCTAATTCAG AAAGCCTTTGAAAAAGTTGCATCACTGGTGTGCTCAAAGTTTCCGTTCCTGGAAAATCACTGCAAAGAAACCATCCGCAAATTTCTGGGGGAAATCACTTACTGCATCGTGAATGTTGAACCTGCGAAGCGAATCTGTGTGATACTCAGGATATGCTCCCCTAGGCAG GTGATCAAGAAACTGGGACCTTACTCCACCCCGGGGAGAAGCACAGAGTCTCCAGCAGGCACCGCCAGCTCCTGCCTTCCTAAATCCAGGACAGACCCTCCAGTTTCTCTCAGCTAG